The proteins below are encoded in one region of Prosthecobacter dejongeii:
- a CDS encoding RrF2 family transcriptional regulator produces MRLSLFSDYSLRVLLFGAVKGGAFPLHEVADAYNISRHHLVKVVNNLTKQGYLATRRGRGGGIILAMNPEDIMIGRLVRKTETSAPLVECFDSISNTCPIHSCCGLKGALAQAVGAFYSTLDRYTLKDILDRQNVQAMKDILLAPKPARTPSVAEEDLPDDLLTDDLTSDLLVDEEAELTPALPG; encoded by the coding sequence ATGCGTTTAAGCCTCTTTTCAGACTATTCCCTCAGAGTATTGCTGTTCGGTGCCGTGAAGGGAGGGGCATTTCCCCTGCATGAAGTGGCGGATGCGTATAATATTTCTCGGCATCACTTGGTGAAGGTGGTCAATAATCTCACCAAGCAAGGTTACCTCGCCACCCGCCGGGGGCGTGGCGGCGGCATCATCCTGGCCATGAATCCGGAGGACATCATGATCGGCCGACTGGTGCGGAAAACGGAAACCTCAGCGCCTTTGGTCGAGTGTTTTGATTCCATCTCCAATACCTGCCCCATTCATTCCTGCTGCGGTCTCAAAGGGGCGCTGGCTCAGGCCGTGGGGGCGTTTTACAGCACGCTCGACAGGTACACGCTGAAAGACATCCTGGATCGTCAGAACGTCCAGGCCATGAAAGACATCCTGCTGGCTCCCAAGCCCGCACGCACGCCGTCGGTGGCTGAGGAAGACCTGCCGGATGACCTATTGACTGACGATCTCACTAGCGACCTCCTGGTCGATGAAGAGGCGGAGCTTACGCCAGCACTTCCTGGATGA